In Deltaproteobacteria bacterium, a genomic segment contains:
- a CDS encoding DUF86 domain-containing protein: MGASSIESISQTKQDSILLNLERACQASIDLAMRIVRIKRLGIPTESGEAFYLVKQAGLLTDSIHKEMVAMVGFHNSAVHDY, from the coding sequence GTGGGAGCCAGTTCCATCGAATCGATAAGTCAAACCAAACAAGATTCCATTCTCTTAAACTTGGAGCGTGCATGCCAAGCCTCTATCGATCTGGCTATGCGCATTGTGCGGATCAAGAGACTGGGCATTCCCACAGAATCGGGAGAGGCTTTCTACTTAGTTAAACAGGCAGGTCTTTTGACTGATAGCATCCACAAGGAAATGGTAGCTATGGTTGGGTTTCATAATTCAGCCGTACATGACTACTAA